The following are encoded together in the Pedobacter sp. D749 genome:
- a CDS encoding TonB-dependent siderophore receptor, translated as MKIYLSIALSLCGFVTVAQEIKMDTVKANDLREVVITGQYGPQTLRNSVYNVKTISAERIKLRAATNVQQILNTELGFRFSNDLTLGTTDVSLMGMTGRNIKILLDGVPMVDRSDARESLNQIDVNTIERIEIVEGPMSVVYGTDALAGVINIITKNPGKQLLSIHARVQEETAGKEYNLLHGAGQHNQNLSISWQQKGWSALLGVSHNDFGGWNMAPKTAFLEEFNSYKNQWKPKNQWLGNTKIGYRNENFNIWYRLDGLNEDIDSRFGINPSSFEGKLSTYTTKRYTQQLQSEWRVNDKLQVTAIGGYTDLQRSTHTVIHNFTNNTERLSVDKGEQDIAKFNSAIFRATAIYVLNKSIVFQPGIEYNRDAASGQRINGSPVINDYAAFISAEIKLTSGISVRPGLRFIKNSIYDAPPVIPSLNTKFTLTKDLDLRLAYAKGFRSPALRELYYDFVDASHNILGNPNLKAEESNSFNGSLAWAGVHEKDLQFRSTLSGFYNLFKNRINFAESPTDNSITSLFNVDKYKTTGATLDNTLIYKNIQATLGVSYIGRYNDLRVSNPDLETPEFAWATEVNSNITYTIPKINGSISLFYKYTGSLPNYTLTIENDPNSVRLTKIGDFHTADLMLNKNLFKSVTINAGIKNLFDVTQLSNTSTATGGAHSTGGDVPYSYGRSYVLGLIYNWNKL; from the coding sequence ATGAAGATATATTTATCAATTGCCTTATCGCTTTGTGGGTTTGTAACTGTGGCTCAAGAAATTAAAATGGATACAGTAAAGGCAAATGATTTGAGAGAGGTAGTGATTACTGGGCAGTACGGGCCGCAAACTTTGAGAAATTCGGTATACAATGTAAAAACCATAAGTGCAGAACGGATTAAGTTAAGAGCAGCAACCAATGTACAGCAGATTTTAAATACCGAACTCGGTTTTCGTTTTAGTAATGATTTAACCTTAGGCACAACTGATGTTTCTTTAATGGGGATGACTGGTAGAAATATTAAAATTTTACTGGATGGTGTACCGATGGTAGACCGATCGGATGCCCGCGAAAGTTTAAATCAGATAGACGTTAATACTATCGAAAGGATCGAAATTGTAGAAGGCCCGATGTCTGTTGTGTATGGTACCGATGCTTTGGCCGGCGTAATTAATATTATAACCAAAAATCCTGGTAAGCAATTGCTGAGTATTCATGCGCGTGTACAGGAAGAAACAGCTGGAAAAGAATATAACCTGCTTCATGGTGCAGGTCAGCACAATCAGAATCTAAGTATTAGCTGGCAACAAAAAGGCTGGAGTGCTTTGCTTGGTGTATCACATAACGATTTTGGTGGCTGGAATATGGCTCCGAAAACAGCATTTTTAGAAGAATTTAATAGCTATAAAAATCAATGGAAGCCTAAGAACCAATGGCTTGGTAATACTAAAATCGGTTATAGAAATGAAAATTTTAATATATGGTATCGTTTGGATGGACTAAACGAGGATATTGATTCGCGTTTTGGAATAAATCCATCAAGCTTCGAAGGAAAACTGTCTACCTATACCACCAAACGTTATACACAACAATTGCAGTCTGAATGGAGGGTAAATGATAAATTACAGGTCACGGCTATAGGTGGTTACACCGATTTACAACGATCAACCCATACCGTTATCCATAATTTCACAAACAACACAGAACGATTAAGCGTAGATAAGGGTGAACAGGATATCGCAAAATTTAACTCAGCTATTTTTAGGGCGACTGCAATTTACGTATTGAATAAATCAATTGTATTTCAGCCCGGAATCGAATACAACAGAGATGCAGCTAGTGGACAGAGAATTAATGGATCGCCGGTTATTAATGATTATGCAGCGTTTATTTCTGCCGAGATTAAACTTACTAGTGGAATAAGTGTTAGACCAGGATTGAGGTTTATTAAAAATTCCATTTACGATGCCCCTCCTGTAATTCCTTCATTAAATACCAAGTTTACTTTAACCAAAGATTTAGATCTTAGACTGGCTTATGCTAAAGGTTTTCGTTCTCCGGCTTTGAGGGAATTATATTACGATTTTGTAGATGCCAGTCATAATATTTTAGGCAATCCCAATTTAAAAGCCGAAGAATCGAACAGTTTTAATGGCTCCCTGGCCTGGGCAGGCGTACATGAAAAAGATTTGCAGTTCCGTTCTACGCTATCGGGTTTCTACAATTTGTTTAAAAACAGGATTAATTTTGCCGAGTCTCCTACAGATAACTCCATAACCTCACTATTTAATGTAGATAAGTATAAAACGACAGGTGCTACATTAGACAATACATTGATTTACAAAAATATTCAGGCTACACTGGGTGTATCATATATTGGCCGGTACAATGATTTAAGGGTGAGCAACCCAGACCTGGAGACTCCTGAATTTGCATGGGCTACGGAAGTAAACTCGAATATAACTTATACAATTCCGAAAATAAATGGGAGTATCAGTCTATTTTATAAATATACAGGGAGCTTACCAAACTATACACTTACTATAGAAAACGATCCCAACTCAGTAAGACTGACGAAAATCGGTGATTTCCATACTGCAGATTTAATGCTGAACAAAAATCTGTTTAAATCAGTAACCATTAATGCAGGCATTAAAAACCTTTTCGATGTTACTCAACTCAGTAATACTTCAACCGCTACCGGCGGAGCGCATAGCACAGGTGGTGATGTTCCATATAGTTATGGTCGATCGTATGTGCTTGGACTAATTTATAACTGGAATAAACTTTAA
- a CDS encoding LacI family DNA-binding transcriptional regulator, with protein sequence MQSKPTTIKEIARILNISPSSVSRGLHDHPSIGAVTKEKIKQLAKSLNYEPNNAAILFQKGKTYTIGVILPELSEYFFSVAISAIEDEAIKKNYTVIFAQSHDHYEQEVKLVEKMKNQRVDGLLVSISKETSRFDHFEKLNSFNIPVVFFDRIPPLKNVHYVACSLESATVKAVNYLLKKGHRSIGMINGPSTLYASEERKDGYMRAIAFNRLKFDPSLVVNCDLTEQGTIDAAAQFLNHKRKPTAIVVFNDYVALFLIRHFKKLNVINDYDIVSYSNLPIISYLDNSPIASVEQYPYLQGQKAANILLDLIHSPNSENRAYYNTIVESDLIINEVKE encoded by the coding sequence ATGCAGTCGAAACCAACAACCATCAAAGAAATAGCCAGAATCTTAAACATTTCTCCATCCAGTGTTTCAAGGGGATTACATGATCATCCGAGCATTGGGGCGGTTACCAAAGAGAAAATTAAACAGCTGGCGAAGTCGTTAAACTATGAGCCTAATAATGCGGCAATTCTTTTTCAAAAAGGGAAAACATATACTATTGGCGTAATTTTACCGGAGCTATCAGAATATTTTTTCTCCGTCGCTATTTCTGCAATTGAAGATGAAGCTATTAAGAAAAATTATACCGTGATTTTTGCTCAATCGCACGATCATTATGAGCAGGAAGTAAAGCTCGTTGAAAAAATGAAAAATCAGCGGGTAGATGGTTTATTGGTTTCCATCAGTAAAGAAACTTCCAGGTTCGATCATTTCGAAAAACTTAATTCTTTTAATATACCAGTCGTATTTTTTGACCGGATACCGCCATTAAAAAACGTGCATTACGTTGCGTGCAGTTTAGAAAGTGCAACAGTAAAGGCTGTAAACTATCTTTTGAAAAAGGGACACAGAAGCATTGGAATGATTAATGGACCGAGCACCTTATATGCGAGTGAGGAGCGCAAAGATGGCTATATGCGGGCAATTGCTTTTAACCGCTTAAAATTCGATCCATCTTTAGTGGTAAACTGCGATTTAACCGAACAAGGTACAATAGATGCTGCCGCACAGTTTTTAAACCACAAAAGAAAACCGACTGCTATCGTTGTTTTTAATGATTATGTGGCGCTGTTTCTAATCAGACACTTTAAAAAATTAAATGTAATTAATGATTATGATATCGTGAGTTACTCAAATTTACCTATTATCAGCTACTTAGACAATTCGCCTATAGCTTCGGTAGAGCAATATCCATATTTGCAGGGGCAAAAAGCAGCCAATATCTTGTTAGATCTTATTCATAGTCCAAATTCTGAGAACCGGGCCTATTACAATACCATTGTAGAATCTGATTTGATTATAAACGAGGTAAAAGAATAA
- a CDS encoding mechanosensitive ion channel family protein, whose translation MKTDANNINQFYDKAYDWIIDKGPSVILGMVILFLGLWLIKLLGKWVQGGMHRKDVNPSLRPFLTSLMLITLRILLVLTVMQIIGIQLTFLTVLIGGIGVAAGLALSGTLQNFASGVLILLLKPFVVGDNIIAQGQEGTVTSIQIFYTIVKTFDNRTVVIPNSKLSNEVIINISREGIRRLDIEIKFSYGIDYEKVVSIFNKTVDEFSSCLKTPERRIGVSALEDSGYRANINIWVNAHGFTDTKLSFLEVLMKNLKLGGIKLPGMPE comes from the coding sequence ATGAAGACTGATGCCAATAATATCAACCAATTTTATGATAAGGCTTACGATTGGATAATTGACAAAGGACCATCTGTAATTTTAGGTATGGTAATCCTTTTTTTAGGGTTATGGCTAATTAAGTTATTAGGAAAATGGGTGCAGGGCGGCATGCATCGAAAGGATGTAAATCCATCGTTGCGGCCTTTTCTAACCAGTTTAATGCTGATTACCTTAAGAATTTTATTGGTACTTACGGTAATGCAGATTATTGGCATTCAGCTTACTTTTTTAACCGTGCTTATTGGTGGTATCGGTGTTGCGGCAGGTTTAGCTTTATCAGGTACCCTGCAAAATTTTGCCAGTGGAGTATTAATTTTACTATTAAAACCTTTTGTTGTGGGTGATAATATTATTGCACAAGGCCAGGAAGGCACGGTAACCTCAATCCAGATATTTTACACCATAGTTAAAACCTTTGATAACAGAACAGTAGTTATTCCAAATAGTAAATTATCGAATGAGGTGATTATCAATATTAGCAGGGAAGGGATTAGAAGATTGGATATTGAAATTAAATTTAGTTATGGAATCGATTATGAAAAAGTTGTTTCAATTTTTAATAAAACTGTCGATGAATTTAGTTCTTGTTTAAAAACACCAGAAAGAAGAATAGGCGTGTCTGCTTTAGAAGATAGTGGTTATAGAGCAAATATAAATATATGGGTTAATGCGCATGGATTTACAGATACTAAACTCTCTTTTCTGGAAGTATTAATGAAAAACCTAAAACTTGGGGGAATAAAATTGCCTGGTATGCCAGAATAA
- a CDS encoding biliverdin-producing heme oxygenase codes for MISNLLRTETEQNHKTLESLMFVNEIMNNTLSTDQYKKLLTINYIIHQKLENTLANSLDSTIAEQLGMKDRLKLGALEQDLNYWNISTLTLPELSFELFIPEKNITEVLGALYVLEGATLGGNVIKRHLLANPNFKNHEDGLNYYGVYGEELSARWKIFLSVLNEHVTEADYERCINSANFTFNNLTKLSEQIA; via the coding sequence ATGATTTCCAATTTATTGAGAACCGAAACTGAACAAAATCATAAAACATTAGAATCCCTGATGTTCGTTAATGAGATTATGAACAATACGTTAAGTACCGATCAGTATAAAAAGTTGTTAACTATTAATTATATCATTCACCAGAAATTAGAAAATACACTTGCAAATAGTTTAGACTCAACTATTGCTGAGCAATTGGGGATGAAGGACCGGTTAAAGCTGGGCGCTTTAGAACAAGACCTAAATTACTGGAATATCAGCACCTTAACCTTACCCGAGTTAAGTTTTGAATTGTTTATTCCTGAAAAAAATATTACAGAAGTTTTAGGTGCATTATATGTGCTGGAAGGGGCAACATTGGGCGGTAACGTCATTAAAAGGCATCTTTTAGCCAATCCTAATTTTAAAAACCACGAGGATGGCCTAAATTATTATGGCGTTTACGGGGAAGAGTTGAGCGCAAGATGGAAAATATTTCTTTCTGTATTAAATGAGCATGTTACTGAGGCAGATTATGAACGCTGTATAAATAGTGCCAACTTTACCTTCAATAACCTGACTAAGCTCTCTGAGCAAATTGCATAA
- a CDS encoding HmuY family protein encodes MNKLNSIIAVAFLAITFTACKKDTDEPIFIAPPSDGSTLTLNGLIGAEAGSAAGNSVYVDFSADKQTSIERDSWDLGFYSGTDFKVILNSSNGASALVINKTDLNAVTITDFDPNALKVGQGLGNFTIVDDGREPNILNKTAIAAISSIDAENKVYIINRKGGAATVLANEELYKIRIIRKGTTGYTLQYAKVTETTFKTLDVTKNPEASFQFTSLVKGIAVTSEPAKASWDIVWGYSMYWTSTLPYAFSDLVFINNLAGVTAASIATSTKSYAAFSESDLTSVTFSASRDIIGSKWRTSPNQQGLGGAVNDKVFYVIKDGAGNVYKLKFVSYISGDGGTRGKPVIEYKLVKKG; translated from the coding sequence ATGAATAAACTTAACTCAATTATTGCCGTGGCTTTTCTGGCCATAACATTTACGGCTTGTAAGAAAGATACCGATGAACCCATTTTTATTGCTCCGCCTTCTGATGGAAGTACGTTAACACTTAACGGATTAATTGGTGCTGAAGCTGGAAGCGCCGCAGGAAATAGTGTTTATGTAGATTTTAGTGCAGATAAACAAACTTCGATAGAACGGGATAGTTGGGATTTAGGTTTTTATTCCGGAACTGATTTTAAAGTAATCTTGAATTCAAGCAATGGAGCTTCTGCTTTAGTAATCAATAAAACAGACTTAAACGCTGTAACAATCACCGATTTTGATCCTAATGCTTTAAAAGTTGGTCAAGGACTTGGCAACTTTACAATAGTTGATGATGGTAGAGAACCAAATATTTTAAATAAAACTGCTATTGCGGCTATATCTTCGATTGATGCAGAAAATAAAGTGTACATCATCAATAGAAAAGGTGGAGCCGCAACAGTGCTTGCTAATGAAGAGCTTTATAAAATTAGGATAATCAGAAAAGGCACAACAGGCTATACTTTACAATATGCTAAAGTAACTGAAACTACATTTAAAACATTGGATGTAACTAAAAACCCTGAAGCCAGTTTCCAATTCACCTCCTTAGTTAAAGGAATAGCTGTTACTTCAGAGCCTGCAAAAGCAAGTTGGGATATTGTTTGGGGTTACAGCATGTATTGGACTAGTACTCTTCCATATGCTTTTTCAGACCTGGTTTTCATCAATAATTTGGCTGGTGTAACAGCAGCTTCAATTGCTACCTCTACTAAAAGTTATGCCGCATTTTCTGAATCGGACCTTACAAGTGTAACCTTTTCTGCATCAAGAGATATAATCGGTTCTAAATGGAGAACTTCACCTAATCAACAAGGTTTAGGAGGTGCTGTCAATGATAAAGTTTTTTATGTGATTAAAGATGGCGCAGGAAATGTATACAAGTTAAAATTTGTAAGCTATATTTCTGGAGATGGCGGTACACGTGGTAAACCAGTAATCGAATATAAATTGGTAAAAAAAGGATAA
- a CDS encoding response regulator translates to MKTPDIFYVEDDIDYAFFMQSAVQEVKDTLNLTIVEDGVEALKKLQGFAENKTKPKLILLDLNLPGLSGLDLLKFIRDIPYLKSIPVILFSTSDNPDDVKASIEFGANAYLTKPDGYDNLVKCVHSVHDFWFNQHLKLN, encoded by the coding sequence ATGAAAACACCAGATATATTTTATGTTGAGGATGATATAGATTATGCTTTTTTTATGCAAAGTGCTGTACAGGAAGTTAAGGATACACTGAATTTAACGATAGTTGAAGATGGGGTAGAAGCATTGAAAAAACTTCAGGGTTTTGCAGAAAATAAAACCAAACCTAAATTAATTTTGCTCGATTTGAATTTACCAGGCTTATCTGGTTTGGATTTACTAAAATTTATCCGGGATATTCCCTACCTTAAATCCATACCGGTAATCTTGTTTTCTACATCCGATAATCCGGACGATGTTAAAGCATCAATCGAATTTGGTGCGAATGCGTACCTAACCAAACCCGACGGTTACGATAACTTAGTTAAATGTGTACATTCCGTACACGACTTTTGGTTTAACCAACATTTAAAATTAAATTAA
- a CDS encoding helix-turn-helix transcriptional regulator, which yields MEFKLSTNPEGKIIYEHTYPDNFDGAKDVEEIVTELKTDDFNFHIIQKWFSGIHISILDIGSQREESFCFESSQQHICFLFCLSGTINYCHNRHQHHFLSLAKNEQDFNMGLINSIKFNVVGKTKCLYIQLTNEYFCQLTGAELANDLKKNIQKSISPEIGLILQQIIYPRHEGRVKRLYLEARIFELIIAYFNQKPKKQTGIMKKDDVEKILLAKKLVEYDVQNPNSLMELSRKVGINDFKLKRGFKELTGYTVFGYLYKIRMEKAHYFLSKEKKTVNEVSFLVGYKNAQHFITAFKKQYNILPGSLNKS from the coding sequence ATGGAATTTAAACTCTCAACCAATCCGGAAGGAAAAATTATTTATGAACACACCTACCCAGATAATTTTGATGGGGCTAAAGATGTAGAGGAGATTGTAACAGAATTAAAAACAGATGATTTCAACTTCCACATCATCCAAAAATGGTTTAGCGGGATTCACATTTCTATTTTAGACATTGGTTCGCAACGGGAAGAAAGTTTTTGCTTTGAATCTTCCCAACAGCATATTTGCTTTCTATTTTGCCTGAGCGGCACGATTAATTATTGCCATAACCGACACCAACATCATTTTTTATCTCTTGCTAAAAACGAGCAGGACTTTAATATGGGCCTGATTAATTCGATTAAATTTAATGTGGTAGGAAAAACCAAATGCCTTTATATACAGCTCACAAACGAGTATTTCTGCCAGTTAACAGGTGCAGAACTTGCTAATGATCTTAAAAAGAACATCCAGAAATCCATTAGCCCGGAAATTGGTTTAATACTGCAGCAAATTATTTATCCCAGGCACGAAGGTAGGGTAAAACGCCTGTATCTGGAGGCCAGGATATTTGAATTGATTATCGCTTATTTTAATCAAAAACCAAAGAAACAGACAGGCATAATGAAAAAGGATGATGTAGAAAAAATTCTATTGGCCAAAAAATTAGTGGAGTACGATGTACAAAATCCAAATTCTTTAATGGAATTGTCGCGTAAGGTTGGTATTAACGATTTTAAGCTTAAAAGAGGCTTTAAAGAACTAACCGGATATACTGTATTTGGCTATCTTTATAAGATCAGGATGGAAAAAGCTCATTATTTTTTATCAAAGGAAAAGAAAACGGTTAATGAAGTTTCTTTTCTTGTGGGCTATAAAAATGCACAACACTTTATTACTGCCTTTAAAAAGCAGTATAATATTTTGCCGGGAAGTTTAAATAAAAGTTAG
- a CDS encoding response regulator transcription factor — translation MAKKNILVIEDNHAILDVITLILESESFNVDGLNKGANFINHVQEFNPDVIIMDIMLPDVDGRVLLKELKETEATNHIPVLMISARYNANNYSLDGIEADDFMAKPFNIDELMDKIYALLRK, via the coding sequence TTGGCAAAGAAAAATATTTTGGTTATTGAAGATAACCATGCGATCCTTGATGTTATAACTCTTATTTTGGAAAGCGAATCTTTTAATGTTGATGGGCTAAATAAAGGTGCTAACTTTATTAATCATGTTCAGGAATTTAATCCGGATGTAATAATTATGGATATTATGCTTCCTGATGTTGATGGAAGGGTACTTTTAAAAGAATTAAAAGAGACTGAGGCTACAAATCATATTCCTGTATTAATGATTTCTGCCCGTTACAATGCAAACAACTATTCATTAGATGGTATAGAAGCAGATGATTTTATGGCCAAGCCTTTTAACATTGACGAATTGATGGATAAGATTTATGCTTTACTGAGGAAATAG
- a CDS encoding MBL fold metallo-hydrolase yields the protein MITLYIVLVLFIAFLVIINLPVFGRLPKGLRLEKIRHLANYRDGALQNESLTPMQPEGVSFFKVLSAFLFEKHPNKAPDKALPYILPDLNGTPKSDAPEIIWFGHSSYLIKIAGLRILVDPIFSKTPSPFSFIGSKAFLGTDVIKAEEFKNIDLLIITHDHYDHLDYDSILKIAPQVKSIVTSLGVGSHLERWGIKKENINELSWNESITLFNNLQLTAVPARHFTGRKFKRNQTLWSAFVLKTANCQLFLGGDSGYDTHFAKIGEEFGPFDLALLECGQYNAYWPYIHMFPEQTVQAAIDLKAKVLMPVHWGKFSLAMHPWNEPIKRVVLAAAAKQLPLVTPKLGETIILNEYLPTENWWLTE from the coding sequence ATGATCACCTTATATATTGTACTCGTTCTCTTTATTGCATTTTTAGTCATTATAAATCTTCCGGTTTTTGGGCGTTTGCCAAAAGGATTAAGATTGGAAAAAATCCGCCACCTGGCTAATTATCGTGATGGTGCCTTGCAAAACGAGTCGTTAACGCCCATGCAACCTGAAGGGGTTAGTTTTTTTAAGGTTTTGAGCGCATTCCTTTTCGAAAAACACCCGAATAAGGCTCCGGATAAAGCGCTTCCATATATTTTACCCGACTTAAACGGCACTCCAAAAAGCGATGCTCCCGAAATTATCTGGTTTGGACATTCTTCTTATCTGATTAAAATAGCTGGCTTGAGAATTCTGGTTGATCCTATATTTAGCAAAACCCCTTCTCCATTTTCATTTATCGGGAGTAAGGCTTTTTTAGGCACCGACGTAATAAAAGCAGAGGAATTTAAAAATATCGATCTCCTGATCATCACACACGACCATTATGATCACCTCGATTATGATAGTATTTTAAAAATTGCACCACAAGTTAAAAGCATTGTTACTTCATTGGGAGTAGGTTCACATCTGGAGCGATGGGGAATTAAGAAAGAAAACATAAATGAACTAAGCTGGAACGAATCAATAACATTATTTAACAACTTACAATTAACAGCTGTTCCGGCGAGACATTTTACCGGGAGAAAGTTTAAAAGAAATCAAACGCTTTGGTCGGCCTTTGTACTGAAAACTGCAAACTGCCAACTATTTTTAGGTGGTGATTCTGGATATGATACACATTTCGCCAAAATAGGTGAGGAGTTTGGTCCATTTGATTTAGCCTTGCTCGAGTGTGGGCAATACAATGCCTATTGGCCTTACATCCACATGTTTCCGGAACAAACGGTGCAGGCGGCAATCGATTTAAAAGCAAAAGTTTTAATGCCAGTGCATTGGGGTAAGTTTAGCTTAGCCATGCATCCCTGGAACGAACCTATTAAAAGAGTTGTTTTAGCGGCTGCAGCGAAACAGCTTCCTTTAGTGACTCCAAAATTGGGTGAAACCATAATTTTAAACGAATATTTACCAACGGAAAATTGGTGGCTGACAGAATAA
- a CDS encoding ATP-binding protein: protein MTKFSVDLTNCDKEPIHIPGKIQSHGFLLAVDKNSSTITYLSENTGDFLKEPARSLLNKPLSEINHFIKQQDSAFNIEDLLKLGIIRKSFDAISPHPLEINGLPFYLIISSSKNDWLLEFEPVTLQFDIQSSIGRSASSMLQGKNISALLKGAAKEVKRLINYDRIMVYKFLEDGHGEVVAEEKEETLESFFGLHYPASDIPKQARELYKLNLTRLIADVNVADSPIITFKENEALDLTNGGLRAVSPIHIQYLKNMGVHSSFSISLISHGELWGLIACHNYSPKFIDYKAREGAKLIGQILSSALEYRQEEEDAKIIEQFKSTANILSEHLTRDKYLIEAITTHKRTILDATKASGVAVIFENELKTIGNVPLEEDIRELAEWLKTANDESIYYTHRLSEIYFPAKKYKSIASGILSSLINKELGEMIIWFKPEMITDVNWAGNPDKSVVESENDLMSLSPRKSFEIWSEVVNNTSEKWMAEEVASVLRIREIIIADINKKANEIRSLNEKLQAAYEELDTFSYTISHDLRTPLTSIKTYTELMLKNKSIDEGGKKMLSRILVGADKMNLLIKEILNLARVGRSEIHFETVNMESLLKDIKTEVWSAYKADHSVLILGQLPNIKGDKTMITQVFTNLIGNAVKYSAMVEQPKIEVSAYIDEGEIIYSVKDNGIGIDNRYYDRVFELFKRMDNVKEIEGSGVGLAIVKRIVEKHHGRVWFESKLNVGSTFFVAFKNR from the coding sequence ATGACTAAATTTTCTGTAGACCTAACCAATTGTGATAAAGAGCCCATTCACATACCGGGCAAAATTCAATCACATGGTTTCCTCTTGGCTGTTGATAAGAACAGTTCAACCATTACTTATCTGAGTGAAAATACAGGAGATTTCTTAAAAGAGCCAGCCAGGAGCTTATTAAATAAACCACTGTCTGAGATAAATCATTTTATTAAACAACAAGATTCTGCGTTTAACATTGAAGACTTGCTTAAACTGGGTATTATCCGTAAAAGTTTTGATGCCATTAGTCCACATCCTTTGGAGATTAACGGACTTCCATTTTACCTCATTATTTCTTCGTCAAAAAACGACTGGTTATTAGAGTTTGAACCGGTTACGCTGCAGTTCGACATTCAAAGTTCAATTGGCCGTTCAGCTTCATCTATGCTTCAGGGCAAAAATATTTCGGCCTTATTAAAGGGAGCGGCCAAAGAAGTAAAAAGATTGATCAATTACGACCGTATTATGGTCTACAAGTTTTTAGAGGATGGACATGGCGAAGTTGTTGCAGAAGAAAAAGAAGAAACGTTAGAGTCTTTTTTTGGCTTGCATTACCCTGCATCAGATATTCCGAAACAAGCAAGAGAACTATATAAACTGAATTTAACCAGACTAATTGCTGATGTAAATGTAGCCGATTCACCCATTATTACTTTTAAGGAAAACGAAGCACTTGATTTAACAAATGGAGGTTTACGGGCAGTATCACCTATACACATTCAATATTTAAAAAATATGGGTGTTCACTCCAGTTTTAGCATATCCCTGATTTCTCATGGTGAGCTTTGGGGTTTAATTGCCTGCCACAATTATAGTCCAAAGTTTATAGATTATAAGGCAAGAGAAGGTGCGAAGCTAATTGGACAAATTCTTTCTTCAGCTTTGGAATACCGCCAGGAAGAAGAAGATGCAAAAATTATTGAGCAGTTTAAAAGTACGGCGAATATCCTGTCTGAGCATTTAACACGCGATAAATATTTAATTGAGGCTATAACCACCCATAAACGTACTATTTTAGATGCGACCAAAGCATCCGGAGTTGCCGTCATTTTTGAAAATGAACTCAAAACCATTGGCAATGTACCATTAGAAGAAGATATAAGGGAACTTGCTGAATGGTTGAAAACGGCTAACGATGAGTCGATATATTATACCCATCGGCTGTCTGAAATCTATTTTCCAGCTAAAAAATACAAGTCAATCGCCTCTGGCATTCTTTCTAGTCTGATAAATAAAGAACTCGGCGAAATGATCATCTGGTTTAAACCCGAAATGATTACCGATGTAAATTGGGCTGGAAATCCGGATAAATCTGTAGTTGAATCAGAAAATGATTTAATGAGCCTGTCTCCACGCAAATCTTTCGAAATCTGGTCGGAGGTAGTTAATAATACCTCTGAAAAATGGATGGCTGAAGAAGTTGCTTCTGTGTTGAGGATACGCGAAATTATCATTGCCGATATTAATAAAAAGGCGAATGAAATCAGATCACTTAATGAGAAGCTGCAAGCCGCTTATGAAGAACTGGATACGTTTAGCTATACCATATCTCATGATCTGAGAACTCCGCTTACCTCGATTAAAACCTATACAGAGCTAATGCTTAAAAACAAGAGTATAGATGAGGGAGGAAAAAAAATGTTAAGCAGGATTTTAGTCGGGGCTGATAAAATGAACTTATTGATTAAGGAAATTTTAAATTTAGCAAGAGTTGGCCGTTCTGAGATTCATTTTGAAACCGTAAATATGGAATCTTTGCTTAAAGACATCAAAACCGAGGTATGGTCGGCCTATAAAGCAGATCATTCAGTGTTAATTTTAGGACAACTTCCTAACATCAAAGGAGATAAAACTATGATTACACAGGTTTTTACAAATCTGATTGGAAATGCTGTAAAGTACTCTGCTATGGTTGAACAACCCAAAATTGAAGTTTCTGCGTATATAGACGAAGGGGAGATTATCTATTCGGTTAAAGATAATGGTATAGGAATTGATAATCGTTATTATGACAGGGTTTTTGAGCTTTTTAAGCGTATGGATAATGTGAAAGAGATTGAAGGATCAGGAGTGGGCCTGGCTATTGTAAAAAGGATTGTAGAAAAACATCATGGCAGAGTTTGGTTTGAGAGTAAGTTAAATGTAGGATCGACCTTTTTTGTAGCTTTTAAAAACAGATAA